The genome window GGACAGCCAGCCAGTACCACTGCTGTGTGCAAATTGTGTTTTCCGCAATTAACGCCCCGTAAGGAGGTCGCTTAGCCTTCAAAAGGCGGCTGTTGGAATTCGGTTTCATACGCATTTCGGTAGTATCGTTCACTTTGACAAGCCTAAACGATACTACCGAAATGCTTTTCTACTCCCTTCGGTCGGCTTGAATCCTTCACCTCTGACTCGTCCAACGCTGAAGGATTCAAGCGGAAAGGGTATCACTTTCTGAAAACTGCTCTAATCCGCTTAGAATAAAGTTTATGTTGAAGGCCGTTCCCGGAACCAGCGACATTTTCCCCCAAGCCAAAGACTATCCTTTTCGTGAGCCGGTATTTCGGTACATCACCACAACCGCAGAGGAAGTGTTGCGTGGGGCTGGGGCCCAGATGGTGCATACGCCCATTTTCGAGTACCTCGAGGTCTTCCAAAAGGGCGTGGGACTCACCTCGGATATCGTCGTAAAAAAGGAGATGTACGTACTCGAGGATCGGGGTGGGCGGCTGCTGGCCTTGCGCCCCGAGCCTACCGCGGCCATCGTGCGGGCTTACAACGAGCACGGCATGAAAGTCTGGCCTCAGCCGGTGCGGCTTTTTACCTGGGGGCCTATCTTCCGTGGCGAGCGCCAGCAAAAAGGCCGCTACAAGCAGTTTCACCAGGTCGATTACGAGGCGCTGGGTTTGTCAGATCCCTTGCTCGATGCCGAGGCCATTGCTCTGATGGTACGTATCTATAAAACCCTGGGCCTCAAGAACCTCGAGGTCAAACTAGGCTCAGTGGGTGATCCCGAGGATCGCCTTCGTTACAACCAGTATCTGCGTACCCTGTTTGAGCCGTATACTCAGGCGCTATCGGAGGACTCGAGGGTTCGACTAGAAGCCAACCCCATGCGCATCCTGGACTCCAAAAGCGAGCGCGACCAGCAAATTATTGCCGAACTCCAACCCAAACCTATGCTGGAGTTTCTGGGCCCCGAGGCCCGGGCTTTCCATGAGCAGGTATGCCGATACCTGGCCGAACTCGGGGTACCCTTTAGCATCGATCCCAGTATGGTGCGCGGCTTGGATTATTACGTGCGAACGGCCTGGGAGGTGCACCATACAAGCATTGGGGCAAAATCGGCTCTGGGGGGTGGGGGGCGGTACGATGGCCTGTCTGAGATGCTGGGTGGCCCGCCGGTTCCGGGGGTGGGTTTTGGCATTGGTATAGAGCGAGTAGCCATCGCCCTACAAGAAGAAGGCGTACCCATCCCTGCCGACCCTTCGCCTACTCTCTACCTGGCTCCCCTGGATGAAGCTGCAAAAATCGAAGCGCTGGTTCTGGCCGAGCAGTTACGGCCAAAAATTTATGTTGAAATAGGCTATGCCCCAAAAAGCCCTCGAAAGGCTCTTGAGGACGCCCTCAAGAAAGGGGCGCGGTATGTGGGCTTTCTGGGTGAATCTGAGCGAGCCAGGGGTGTAATTACCCTCAAGCATCTGGAAAGCGGTAAGCAGACTGCGCTCGAGCCCCTGCAGTTGCACAGCTTGTTTGAAGGCCCGGAACCCAAGTAGGCTTGGACTAAACGCCACGGGCTTGCTGGTTGCGCTTGACATGGCTCCAGGCGTGGGCAATGGCCTGGTCGGTGGTCTCAAAGAGGTGGTGACCATTGGTGGTTATCTCGTCTAGGAGGCCCATGCGCTCCAGTACCTGCTTGGGCTGTGGCTGAAGGCCCGAAATTAGGAATTTAATCCCTCTCCGCTCGAGGGCTTGCTTCATGGATAGCAGTGCGTTGGCACCGCTGGCATCAATCACCTTAACCCGCCTCATACGCAGAATCAGGACATCTACCTCAGAAACCTGAGTTAGGCTGTTGATAAACTCTCCTGCTGCAGCAAAGAACAACGGGCCGTCTACCCGGAAAGCCACCACCCGCTCGCGCAG of Meiothermus sp. contains these proteins:
- the hisS gene encoding histidine--tRNA ligase, whose product is MLKAVPGTSDIFPQAKDYPFREPVFRYITTTAEEVLRGAGAQMVHTPIFEYLEVFQKGVGLTSDIVVKKEMYVLEDRGGRLLALRPEPTAAIVRAYNEHGMKVWPQPVRLFTWGPIFRGERQQKGRYKQFHQVDYEALGLSDPLLDAEAIALMVRIYKTLGLKNLEVKLGSVGDPEDRLRYNQYLRTLFEPYTQALSEDSRVRLEANPMRILDSKSERDQQIIAELQPKPMLEFLGPEARAFHEQVCRYLAELGVPFSIDPSMVRGLDYYVRTAWEVHHTSIGAKSALGGGGRYDGLSEMLGGPPVPGVGFGIGIERVAIALQEEGVPIPADPSPTLYLAPLDEAAKIEALVLAEQLRPKIYVEIGYAPKSPRKALEDALKKGARYVGFLGESERARGVITLKHLESGKQTALEPLQLHSLFEGPEPK